The following DNA comes from Sinorhizobium mexicanum.
CATTCTTCGGTGTCCCGGCCAAGACCTACATGGGCATCTGGCTTGCCCATACCGGCTTCGGGCTGCCGCTGGCGATCTATCTCTTGCGCAATTATATGGCCGGCCTGCCGCGCGAGATCATGGAATCCGCGCGCGTCGACGGCGCCAGCGATTTCGACATCTTCGTCAAGATAATCCTGCCATTGTCTTTCCCGGCGCTCGCCTCCTTTGCGATCTTCCAGTTCCTCTGGACTTGGAACGATCTCCTTGTCGCGATCGTCTTCCTCGGTACCGGCCAGGATCAGCTTGTGCTGACGGGGCGGCTGGTCAACCTGCTCGGCTCTCGCGGCGGCAACTGGGAAATCCTGACCGCTTCCGCCTTCATTACCATCGTCGTTCCTCTGATCGTCTTCTTCGCTTTGCAGCGCTATCTCGTGCGCGGTCTGCTCGCGGGATCCGTCAAGGGCGGCTGACAGATTTCAGGACAAGGACCTTTTACACGAATGAACATGACAGAAACGACCGGCTCCATCCTCAAGCCCGACAGGGACTGGTGGCGTGGAGCGGTGATCTACCAGATCTACCCGCGCTCCTTTCAGGACACCAACGGCGATGGCATCGGCGACCTGAACGGCATCACCGCCCGGCTGCCGCATGTCGCGGCGCTCGGCGTCGATGCGATCTGGATTTCGCCCTTCTTCACCTCGCCAATGAGGGACTTCGGTTATGACGTTTCCAACTACAGGGATGTCGATCCGATCTTCGGCAAGCTCGAGGACTTCGACGCGCTGATCGCCGAGGCGCATCGGCTCGGCCTTCGGGTCATGATCGATCTCGTCCTGTCGCACACGTCCGATCGGCATCCCTGGTTCGTCGAAAGCCGGTCAAGCCGCAACAACGGCAAAGCCGACTGGTACGTCTGGGCCGATTCCAAGCCCGACGGAACCCCGCCCAACAATTGGCTGTCGATTTTCGGCGGCTCGGCCTGGGCCTGGGATCCGACGCGGCTGCAATATTACCTGCACAACTTTCTGACCTCGCAGCCGGACCTCAACCTGCACAATCCGGAGGTGCAGGAGGCCCTGCTTGCCGTCGAACGCTTCTGGCTCGAGCGCGGCGTCGACGGCTTCCGGCTCGACACCATCAACTTCTTTTTCCACGACAAGAAATTGCGCGACAATCCGGCATTGGTGCCGGAGCGACGCAATGCCTCGACGGCACCGGCGGTCAATCCGTACAATTATCAGGAACACCTCTACGACAAGAACCAGCCGGAAAACCTCGAATTCCTCAAGCGCTTCCGGGCGGTGATGGACGAATTTCCGGCGATCGCCGCCGTCGGCGAAGTTGGCGACAGCCAGCGCGGGCTTGAGATCGCCGGCGAATACACCTCCGGCGGCGACAAGATGCATATGTGCTATGCCTTCGAGTTTCTGGCACCCGATCCCTTGACGCCGCGCCGTGTGGCCGAGGTGCTGCTTGATTTCCAGAAGGCGGCGCCCGAAGGGTGGGCCTGCTGGGCGTTCTCCAATCATGATGTCGTCCGGCACGCCAGTCGCTGGGCCGACGGCGTCAGCGATTACGGCGCCCACGCCAAGCTGCTCGCAAGCCTGTTGATGTCGCTGCGGGGTTCGGTTTGCATCTATCAGGGCGAGGAACTCGCGCTGCCAGAAGCGGAGCTTGCCTATGAGGACCTTCAGGATCCTTACGGCATCCAGTTCTGGCCCGACTTCAAGGGACGCGACGGCTGCCGCACGCCCATGATATGGGAGAGCATGCCGGACGGCGGGTTCAGCGACGCCAAGCCGTGGCTGCCGGTTCCCGAGAACCACCTCGCCCAGGCCGTCGCCGTTCAGGAGGCCGATCCGGCCTCGGTCATGCAGCATTACCGCCGCTTCCTCAACTTCAGGAAGGCGTATCCGGCCTTTGCAAAGGGCGCGATCGAGTTTTTCGAGACTGAGGCGCCGCTTCTTGGTTTCCTGCGTACCCATGGTAATGAGAAACTGCTCTGCCTGTTCAACATGAGCGAAGGGCTCGCGACGGCGAACGTGCCGACCGAACCGCTGGAACCGCTCGAAGGACATGGGTTCGTTTCGGAGATGAGGGATAACACGATCAATCTTCCGGCCTGGGGCGCGTTCTTCGCGCGTTTGGCCTAAGCATCTTCAAGCGAGGCGGACGCCGGTCGCATGAAGAAGATGCATTCTGAAGAAACAGCGAGGGGAGGATGCGATGACGGGCCTGCTGCTTAAAGATATCCACAAGTCCTATGGGGCCGTTGATGTCATTCACGGCATCAACCTCGACATCAAGCAGGGCGAGTTCATCGTCTTCGTCGGGCCGTCGGGCTGCGGGAAATCGACGCTGCTGAGAATGATCGCCGGCCTGGAGGAGATAACCGGCGGCGACATGTTCATCGACGGCGACCGCGTCAACGATGTGCCGCCATCGAAGCGCGGCATCGCCATGGTATTCCAGTCCTATGCGCTCTATCCGCACATGACGGTCTACGACAACATGGCTTTCGGCATGCGGATCGCCAAGGAGTCGAAGGAGGAGATCGACCGCCGCGTGCGCTCGGCGGCGGAAATCCTCCAGCTCACGAACTATCTCGACCGTTTGCCAAAGGCGCTCTCCGGCGGCCAGCGTCAGCGCGTCGCGATCGGACGGGCGATTTGCCGAGATCCCAAGGTCTTCCTTTTCGACGAGCCGCTGTCGAACCTCGACGCTGCTCTGCGCGTCGCCACGCGGATCGAGATCGCCAAGCTCAACGAGCAGATGGCCGACACCACAATGATCTATGTTACCCATGACCAGGTGGAGGCGATGACGCTTGCCGATCGCATCGTCGTGCTTTCTGCAGGCCACATCGAGCAGGTCGGCGCGCCGCTCGAACTTTATGAGCGCCCGGCGAACCTTTTTGTCGCCCGCTTCATCGGCTCGCCGGCGATGAACATCATCCCCTCGACGATCTCGGCCACCGGCGAGCAGACGACTGTGACCCTCGCAGGCGGCAAGTCGGTGACGCTCGACATAGCCACGAACGCTTCCGAGAAAGGAAAGAAGGCGAGCTTCGGCGTGCGGCCGGAAGACCTCCAGGCCGCGCAGTCCGAAGATTTCCTGTTCGAAGGAACGGTTTCGATCGTCGAGGCGCTCGGTGAAGTAACTCTGCTCTATATCGAGGGAC
Coding sequences within:
- a CDS encoding alpha-glucosidase, with amino-acid sequence MNMTETTGSILKPDRDWWRGAVIYQIYPRSFQDTNGDGIGDLNGITARLPHVAALGVDAIWISPFFTSPMRDFGYDVSNYRDVDPIFGKLEDFDALIAEAHRLGLRVMIDLVLSHTSDRHPWFVESRSSRNNGKADWYVWADSKPDGTPPNNWLSIFGGSAWAWDPTRLQYYLHNFLTSQPDLNLHNPEVQEALLAVERFWLERGVDGFRLDTINFFFHDKKLRDNPALVPERRNASTAPAVNPYNYQEHLYDKNQPENLEFLKRFRAVMDEFPAIAAVGEVGDSQRGLEIAGEYTSGGDKMHMCYAFEFLAPDPLTPRRVAEVLLDFQKAAPEGWACWAFSNHDVVRHASRWADGVSDYGAHAKLLASLLMSLRGSVCIYQGEELALPEAELAYEDLQDPYGIQFWPDFKGRDGCRTPMIWESMPDGGFSDAKPWLPVPENHLAQAVAVQEADPASVMQHYRRFLNFRKAYPAFAKGAIEFFETEAPLLGFLRTHGNEKLLCLFNMSEGLATANVPTEPLEPLEGHGFVSEMRDNTINLPAWGAFFARLA
- a CDS encoding ABC transporter ATP-binding protein, with product MTGLLLKDIHKSYGAVDVIHGINLDIKQGEFIVFVGPSGCGKSTLLRMIAGLEEITGGDMFIDGDRVNDVPPSKRGIAMVFQSYALYPHMTVYDNMAFGMRIAKESKEEIDRRVRSAAEILQLTNYLDRLPKALSGGQRQRVAIGRAICRDPKVFLFDEPLSNLDAALRVATRIEIAKLNEQMADTTMIYVTHDQVEAMTLADRIVVLSAGHIEQVGAPLELYERPANLFVARFIGSPAMNIIPSTISATGEQTTVTLAGGKSVTLDIATNASEKGKKASFGVRPEDLQAAQSEDFLFEGTVSIVEALGEVTLLYIEGLVENEPLIAKIPGIPQVNRGDKVRFTADKAKLHLFDAEGRSYRA